One Leopardus geoffroyi isolate Oge1 chromosome C1, O.geoffroyi_Oge1_pat1.0, whole genome shotgun sequence DNA segment encodes these proteins:
- the LOC123598723 gene encoding hornerin-like isoform X2 — protein sequence MPKLLHGIVTVIDLFYQYATQDGECDTLNKAELKELLENEFQQILKNPDDPDTVDIIMQNLDQDHDKKVDFTEYLLMIFKLAQACNKIIGKDYCQASGSKQTDHSHQYQEEQNETEEEDRRQGHSGSSTEENNSYSGGSRRRIKHRPGSSSRSTGHQGGLSSSEHRQSSGERRESSSGHFKDSKKNKHGSHQQERFESHSSGQRQHRSNSSGQLGLGRQQKQGSESRKSSSYEGYGSESGQSISNGKTHSSSYESSTQGKHSSSSSYQSGGYGRQKHGSGSVQSSASGHHGSGSGQSSNHSHEEHGSGQSSSYGQYGSGSSYPSRQKYHESNSGGYPGSCGRQNQGSWSGHSSNYGKYGSGSNQSSSQKYHESSSGSSLGESSSCGQHGSGSGQSSGYEQHRSGSGQSSGFGQHGSGLGQTSSYGQNSSTSGQLSSCGHHGYGSGESSSHSRHRSGSGESSSYERHRSRQSRSSSHSRHGSGSRESSSYGRHRSGSSRSSSHSQHRSGQSSGYGQHRSGSSQSSRYGHQGSGSGQSSGFGQHESSSGGSFGTEHGSGLGQSSSSGQHESGYGQSSSYGQHGSTSGQSSSCGQPASGSGQSSGFGQHGYESGQSSSYGQHRSGSGQFYGHGQHGSGSSQSSSYGQYGSASGQSSSCGQHASGSGQSSSHGQHRSGSSQSSRYGHHESRSGQSSGFEHHGSGSGQSSSHSQHGFGSGQSSGFGQHRSGSGQSSSLGHHESGSGQSSGYGQYGSGSGQSSSYGQYGSASEQSSRCGQHASGTGQSSGYGQHRSSSSESSRYGYHGSGSGQSSGLGHYGSRSGQSSSFGQHEYSSGESSGTEHGSGLGQSSSSGQHESGYGQSSSYGQHGFASGQSSSCGQHASGSGQSSGFGQHGYESGQSSSYGQHRSGSGQLYGHGQHGSGSSQSSSYGQYGSASGQSSSCGQHASGSGQSSSHGQHRSGSGQSSRYGYHESGSGQSSGFGQYGSGSSQSSSYGQNGSGSGQSFGSGQHWSGSGQSSSCRRHRSSSGQCSSSEQYGSSPCHSSSSEQCGSRSGQCSSSEQYRYGSCHSSTSGQCGSRSGQCSSYEQQGRYRSSSSGTHNEYNRPHMGPTPNQSRRNSQEWSGCGQKERSRCYSLSGSGPDVYESIHGQSKTCMQQSQGWSQGPWESGFIESNCNEQSGSSCRQVESSLNGSSGQLIPSFGQSRSNTTNTLLICKEDNRQGDYCYKRGGDNCAGGSTGPSSHNFHSSTPLYEYIQEQCANSKDK from the exons ATGCCTAAACTCCTACATGGCATTGTCACtgtcattgatcttttctaccaATATGCCACCCAGGATGGGGAATGTGACACATTGAATAAGGCAGAACTGAAAGAACTTTTGGAAAATGAGTTTCAACAAATTCTGAAG AATCCAGATGATCCAGACACTGTAGATATCATCATGCAAAATCTGGATCAAGATCATGACAAGAAAGTGGATTTTACTGAGTATCTTCTGATGATATTCAAATTGGCTCAGGCTTGTAATAAAATCATTGGCAAAGATTACTGCCAAGCTTCAGGGTCAAAGCAGACAGACCACAGTCACCAGTACCAAGAGGAacagaatgaaacagaagaggaagacagaaggcaaGGTCATTCAGGGTCAAGTACAGAAGAGAATAATTCCTATTCTGGGGGCTCCAGAAGAAGGATTAAACACAGGCCTGGGTCCAGCTCCAGAAGTACGGGTCATCAAGGAGGCTTATCTAGTTCAGAGCACAGGCAAAGctctggggaaaggagagagtcAAGTTCAGGCCACTTCAAGGATAGTAAGAAAAACAAGCATGGTTCTCATCAGCAAGAGAGATTTGAGAGTCATTCTTCTGGTCAGAGGCAACACAGATCCAATTCAAGTGGTCAATTGGGACTTGGTAGACAACAAAAACAGGGTTCTGAATCAAGAAAGTCTTCAAGTTATGAGGGATATGGGTCTGAATCAGGCCAGTCCATAAGCAATGGCAAAACTCATTCAAGCTCCTATGAGTCCTCTACTCAGGGAAAACATAGCAGCAGCTCTAGTTATCAGTCAGGAGGGTATGGAAGACAAAAGCATGGGTCTGGCTCAGTTCAGTCTTCTGCCTCTGGTCACCATGGGTCTGGCTCAGGACAGTCTTCTAACCACAGTCACGAAGAACATGGATCTGGGCAGTCTTCTAGCTATGGACAATATGGTTCTGGCTCCAGTTATCCTTCTAGGCAAAAATACCATGAATCCAACTCAGGTGGTTATCCAGGGAGTTGTGGAAGACAAAATCAAGGGTCTTGGTCAGGCCATTCCTCTAATTATGGAAAATATGGATCTGGTTCTAATCAATCTTCTAGTCAGAAATACCATGAGTCTAGCTCAGGATCCAGTTTAGGTGAGTCATCAAGCTGTGGACAACATGGATCTGGATCAGGTCAGTCCTCTGGCTATGAACAACATAGATCTGGCTCAGGTCAGTCTTCTGGCTTTGGGCAACATGGGTCTGGCTTAGGTCAAACCTCTAGTTATGGACAAAATAGTTCTACTTCAGGACAGTTATCAAGCTGTGGACACCATGGATATGGCTCAGGTGAGTCGTCTAGCCATAGCCGACATAGGTCTGGTTCAGGAGAGTCTTCTAGCTATGAACGACATAGGTCTCGCCAAAGTCGATCTTCTAGCCACAGTAGACATGGGTCTGGGTCAAGAGAGTCTTCTAGCTATGGACGACATAGGTCTGGCTCAAGTCGATCTTCTAGCCACAGCCAACACAGATCAGGCCAGTCTTCTGGCTATGGCCAACACAGATCTGGCTCAAGTCAGTCCTCTAGGTATGGCCATCAAGGGTCTGGATCAGGTCAATCTTCTGGCTTTGGGCAACATGAGTCTAGCTCAGGAGGATCTTTTGGCACTGAGCATGGATCTGGCTTAGGTCAGTCATCAAGCTCTGGACAGCATGAATCTGGATATGGTCAATCCTCTAGCTATGGACAACATGGTTCTACTTCTGGACAGTCATCAAGCTGTGGTCAACCTGCATCTGGATCAGGTCAGTCTTCTGGCTTTGGGCAACATGGCTATGAATCAGGTCAATCTTCTAGCTATGGTCAACACAGGTCTGGATCAGGACAGTTTTATGGCCATGGTCAACATGGTTCTGGCTCAAGTCAATCTTCTAGCTATGGACAATATGGTTCTGCTTCAGGACAGTCATCAAGCTGTGGGCAACATGCATCTGGATCAGGACAGTCTTCTAGCCATGGTCAACACAGATCTGGCTCAAGTCAGTCCTCTAGATATGGTCATCATGAGTCCAGATCAGGTCAGTCTTCTGGCTTTGAGCACCATGGGTCCGGATCAGGTCAGTCTTCTAGCCACAGCCAACATGGGTTTGGATCAGGCCAGTCTTCTGGCTTTGGGCAACACAGGTCTGGATCAGGTCAATCTTCTAGCCTTGGTCATCATGAGTCTGGATCAGGACAGTCTTCTGGCTATGGTCAGTATGGTTCTGGATCAGGTCAATCCTCTAGCTATGGACAATATGGTTCTGCTTCTGAACAGTCATCAAGATGTGGTCAACATGCATCTGGAACAGGACAGTCTTCTGGCTATGGTCAACACAGATCTAGCTCAAGTGAGTCCTCTAGATATGGCTATCATGGGTCTGGATCAGGCCAATCTTCTGGTTTGGGGCATTATGGGTCTAGATCAGGTCAGTCTTCTAGCTTTGGGCAACATGAATATAGCTCAGGAGAGTCTTCTGGCACTGAGCATGGATCTGGCTTAGGTCAGTCATCAAGCTCTGGACAGCATGAATCTGGATATGGTCAATCCTCTAGCTATGGACAACATGGTTTTGCTTCTGGACAGTCATCAAGCTGTGGTCAACACGCATCTGGATCAG GTCAGTCTTCTGGCTTTGGGCAACATGGCTATGAATCAGGTCAATCTTCTAGCTATGGTCAACACAGGTCTGGATCAGGACAGCTTTATGGCCATGGTCAACATGGTTCTGGCTCAAGTCAATCCTCTAGCTATGGACAATATGGTTCTGCTTCAGGACAGTCATCAAGCTGTGGGCAACATGCATCTGGATCAGGACAGTCTTCTAGCCATGGCCAACATAGATCTGGCTCAGGTCAGTCCTCTCGATATGGTTACCATGAGTCTGGGTCAGGGCAGTCTTCTGGCTTTGGGCAATATGGGTCTGGATCTAGTCAGTCGTCTAGCTATGGCCAGAATGGGTCCGGATCAGGTCAGTCTTTTGGCTCTGGACAACATTGGTCTGGATCAGGTCAATCTTCTAGCTGTAGACGACACAGATCTAGCTCAGGTCAATGTTCTAGTTCTGAACAATATGGGTCTAGCCCATGTCACTCATCTAGCTCTGAGCAGTGTGGTTCTAGATCTGGTCAGTGTTCTAGCTCTGAGCAATATAGGTATGGCTCATGTCACTCATCTACCTCTGGACAATGTGGTTCTAGATCTGGTCAGTGTTCTAGCTATGAGCAACAAGGGAGATATAGGTCAAGTTCAAGTGGAACTCATAATGAATACAACAGACCCCATATGGGCCCAACCCCTAatcaatcaagaagaaatagcCAGGAATGGTCAGGGTGCGgccaaaaagaaagaagtaggtGTTACAGCCTATCAGGTAGTGGGCCTGATGTATATGAGAGTATTCATGGACAATCAAAAACATGTATGCAACAAAGCCAAGGATGGAGCCAAGGTCCATGGGAATCTGGCTTCATCGAATCAAACTGTAATGAGCAATCAGGAAGCAGTTGCAGACAAGTAGAAAGCTCCTTGAATGGTAGCTCTGGACAATTGATACCCTCTTTTGGACAGTCTAGATCCAACACTACCAATACATTGTTAATTTGCAAGGAGGATAACAGACAAGGTGACTACTGTTATAAAAGAGGAGGAGATAACTGTGCAGGGGGAAGTACCGGCCCAAGTTCCCATAATTTCCACAGCAGCACACCACTCTATGAATATATCCAAGAGCAGTGTGCCAATTCTaaggataaataa
- the LOC123598723 gene encoding hornerin-like isoform X3 yields the protein MPKLLHGIVTVIDLFYQYATQDGECDTLNKAELKELLENEFQQILKNPDDPDTVDIIMQNLDQDHDKKVDFTEYLLMIFKLAQACNKIIGKDYCQASGSKQTDHSHQYQEEQNETEEEDRRQGHSGSSTEENNSYSGGSRRRIKHRPGSSSRSTGHQGGLSSSEHRQSSGERRESSSGHFKDSKKNKHGSHQQERFESHSSGQRQHRSNSSGQLGLGRQQKQGSESRKSSSYEGYGSESGQSISNGKTHSSSYESSTQGKHSSSSSYQSGGYGRQKHGSGSVQSSASGHHGSGSGQSSNHSHEEHGSGQSSSYGQYGSGSSYPSRQKYHESNSGGYPGSCGRQNQGSWSGHSSNYGKYGSGSNQSSSQKYHESSSGSSLGESSSCGQHGSGSGQSSGYEQHRSGSGQSSGFGQHGSGLGQTSSYGQNSSTSGQLSSCGHHGYGSGESSSHSRHRSGSGESSSYERHRSRQSRSSSHSRHGSGSRESSSYGRHRSGSSRSSSHSQHRSGQSSGYGQHRSGSSQSSRYGHQGSGSGQSSGFGQHESSSGGSFGTEHGSGLGQSSSSGQHESGYGQSSSYGQHGSTSGQSSSCGQPASGSGQSSGFGQHGYESGQSSSYGQHRSGSGQLYGHGQHGSGSSQSSSYGQYGSASGQSSSCGQHASGSGQSSSHGQHRSGSGQSSRYGYHESGSGQSSGFGQYGSGSSQSSSYGQNGSGSGQSFGSGQHWSGSGQSSSCRRHRSSSGQCSSSEQYGSSPCHSSSSEQCGSRSGQCSSSEQYRYGSCHSSTSGQCGSRSGQCSSYEQQGRYRSSSSGTHNEYNRPHMGPTPNQSRRNSQEWSGCGQKERSRCYSLSGSGPDVYESIHGQSKTCMQQSQGWSQGPWESGFIESNCNEQSGSSCRQVESSLNGSSGQLIPSFGQSRSNTTNTLLICKEDNRQGDYCYKRGGDNCAGGSTGPSSHNFHSSTPLYEYIQEQCANSKDK from the exons ATGCCTAAACTCCTACATGGCATTGTCACtgtcattgatcttttctaccaATATGCCACCCAGGATGGGGAATGTGACACATTGAATAAGGCAGAACTGAAAGAACTTTTGGAAAATGAGTTTCAACAAATTCTGAAG AATCCAGATGATCCAGACACTGTAGATATCATCATGCAAAATCTGGATCAAGATCATGACAAGAAAGTGGATTTTACTGAGTATCTTCTGATGATATTCAAATTGGCTCAGGCTTGTAATAAAATCATTGGCAAAGATTACTGCCAAGCTTCAGGGTCAAAGCAGACAGACCACAGTCACCAGTACCAAGAGGAacagaatgaaacagaagaggaagacagaaggcaaGGTCATTCAGGGTCAAGTACAGAAGAGAATAATTCCTATTCTGGGGGCTCCAGAAGAAGGATTAAACACAGGCCTGGGTCCAGCTCCAGAAGTACGGGTCATCAAGGAGGCTTATCTAGTTCAGAGCACAGGCAAAGctctggggaaaggagagagtcAAGTTCAGGCCACTTCAAGGATAGTAAGAAAAACAAGCATGGTTCTCATCAGCAAGAGAGATTTGAGAGTCATTCTTCTGGTCAGAGGCAACACAGATCCAATTCAAGTGGTCAATTGGGACTTGGTAGACAACAAAAACAGGGTTCTGAATCAAGAAAGTCTTCAAGTTATGAGGGATATGGGTCTGAATCAGGCCAGTCCATAAGCAATGGCAAAACTCATTCAAGCTCCTATGAGTCCTCTACTCAGGGAAAACATAGCAGCAGCTCTAGTTATCAGTCAGGAGGGTATGGAAGACAAAAGCATGGGTCTGGCTCAGTTCAGTCTTCTGCCTCTGGTCACCATGGGTCTGGCTCAGGACAGTCTTCTAACCACAGTCACGAAGAACATGGATCTGGGCAGTCTTCTAGCTATGGACAATATGGTTCTGGCTCCAGTTATCCTTCTAGGCAAAAATACCATGAATCCAACTCAGGTGGTTATCCAGGGAGTTGTGGAAGACAAAATCAAGGGTCTTGGTCAGGCCATTCCTCTAATTATGGAAAATATGGATCTGGTTCTAATCAATCTTCTAGTCAGAAATACCATGAGTCTAGCTCAGGATCCAGTTTAGGTGAGTCATCAAGCTGTGGACAACATGGATCTGGATCAGGTCAGTCCTCTGGCTATGAACAACATAGATCTGGCTCAGGTCAGTCTTCTGGCTTTGGGCAACATGGGTCTGGCTTAGGTCAAACCTCTAGTTATGGACAAAATAGTTCTACTTCAGGACAGTTATCAAGCTGTGGACACCATGGATATGGCTCAGGTGAGTCGTCTAGCCATAGCCGACATAGGTCTGGTTCAGGAGAGTCTTCTAGCTATGAACGACATAGGTCTCGCCAAAGTCGATCTTCTAGCCACAGTAGACATGGGTCTGGGTCAAGAGAGTCTTCTAGCTATGGACGACATAGGTCTGGCTCAAGTCGATCTTCTAGCCACAGCCAACACAGATCAGGCCAGTCTTCTGGCTATGGCCAACACAGATCTGGCTCAAGTCAGTCCTCTAGGTATGGCCATCAAGGGTCTGGATCAGGTCAATCTTCTGGCTTTGGGCAACATGAGTCTAGCTCAGGAGGATCTTTTGGCACTGAGCATGGATCTGGCTTAGGTCAGTCATCAAGCTCTGGACAGCATGAATCTGGATATGGTCAATCCTCTAGCTATGGACAACATGGTTCTACTTCTGGACAGTCATCAAGCTGTGGTCAACCTGCATCTGGATCAG GTCAGTCTTCTGGCTTTGGGCAACATGGCTATGAATCAGGTCAATCTTCTAGCTATGGTCAACACAGGTCTGGATCAGGACAGCTTTATGGCCATGGTCAACATGGTTCTGGCTCAAGTCAATCCTCTAGCTATGGACAATATGGTTCTGCTTCAGGACAGTCATCAAGCTGTGGGCAACATGCATCTGGATCAGGACAGTCTTCTAGCCATGGCCAACATAGATCTGGCTCAGGTCAGTCCTCTCGATATGGTTACCATGAGTCTGGGTCAGGGCAGTCTTCTGGCTTTGGGCAATATGGGTCTGGATCTAGTCAGTCGTCTAGCTATGGCCAGAATGGGTCCGGATCAGGTCAGTCTTTTGGCTCTGGACAACATTGGTCTGGATCAGGTCAATCTTCTAGCTGTAGACGACACAGATCTAGCTCAGGTCAATGTTCTAGTTCTGAACAATATGGGTCTAGCCCATGTCACTCATCTAGCTCTGAGCAGTGTGGTTCTAGATCTGGTCAGTGTTCTAGCTCTGAGCAATATAGGTATGGCTCATGTCACTCATCTACCTCTGGACAATGTGGTTCTAGATCTGGTCAGTGTTCTAGCTATGAGCAACAAGGGAGATATAGGTCAAGTTCAAGTGGAACTCATAATGAATACAACAGACCCCATATGGGCCCAACCCCTAatcaatcaagaagaaatagcCAGGAATGGTCAGGGTGCGgccaaaaagaaagaagtaggtGTTACAGCCTATCAGGTAGTGGGCCTGATGTATATGAGAGTATTCATGGACAATCAAAAACATGTATGCAACAAAGCCAAGGATGGAGCCAAGGTCCATGGGAATCTGGCTTCATCGAATCAAACTGTAATGAGCAATCAGGAAGCAGTTGCAGACAAGTAGAAAGCTCCTTGAATGGTAGCTCTGGACAATTGATACCCTCTTTTGGACAGTCTAGATCCAACACTACCAATACATTGTTAATTTGCAAGGAGGATAACAGACAAGGTGACTACTGTTATAAAAGAGGAGGAGATAACTGTGCAGGGGGAAGTACCGGCCCAAGTTCCCATAATTTCCACAGCAGCACACCACTCTATGAATATATCCAAGAGCAGTGTGCCAATTCTaaggataaataa
- the LOC123598723 gene encoding hornerin-like isoform X1, with the protein MPKLLHGIVTVIDLFYQYATQDGECDTLNKAELKELLENEFQQILKNPDDPDTVDIIMQNLDQDHDKKVDFTEYLLMIFKLAQACNKIIGKDYCQASGSKQTDHSHQYQEEQNETEEEDRRQGHSGSSTEENNSYSGGSRRRIKHRPGSSSRSTGHQGGLSSSEHRQSSGERRESSSGHFKDSKKNKHGSHQQERFESHSSGQRQHRSNSSGQLGLGRQQKQGSESRKSSSYEGYGSESGQSISNGKTHSSSYESSTQGKHSSSSSYQSGGYGRQKHGSGSVQSSASGHHGSGSGQSSNHSHEEHGSGQSSSYGQYGSGSSYPSRQKYHESNSGGYPGSCGRQNQGSWSGHSSNYGKYGSGSNQSSSQKYHESSSGSSLGESSSCGQHGSGSGQSSGYEQHRSGSGQSSGFGQHGSGLGQTSSYGQNSSTSGQLSSCGHHGYGSGESSSHSRHRSGSGESSSYERHRSRQSRSSSHSRHGSGSRESSSYGRHRSGSSRSSSHSQHRSGQSSGYGQHRSGSSQSSRYGHQGSGSGQSSGFGQHESSSGGSFGTEHGSGLGQSSSSGQHESGYGQSSSYGQHGSTSGQSSSCGQPASGSGQSSGFGQHGYESGQSSSYGQHRSGSGQFYGHGQHGSGSSQSSSYGQYGSASGQSSSCGQHASGSGQSSSHGQHRSGSSQSSRYGHHESRSGQSSGFEHHGSGSGQSSSHSQHGFGSGQSSGFGQHRSGSGQSSSLGHHESGSGQSSGYGQYGSGSGQSSSYGQYGSASEQSSRCGQHASGTGQSSGYGQHRSSSSESSRYGYHGSGSGQSSGLGHYGSRSGQSSSFGQHEYSSGESSGTEHGSGLGQSSSSGQHESGYGQSSSYGQHGFASGQSSSCGQHASGSGQSSGFGQHGSRTGQFSSYGQHGSGSGQSSGFGQHGYESGQSSSYGQHRSGSGQLYGHGQHGSGSSQSSSYGQYGSASGQSSSCGQHASGSGQSSSHGQHRSGSGQSSRYGYHESGSGQSSGFGQYGSGSSQSSSYGQNGSGSGQSFGSGQHWSGSGQSSSCRRHRSSSGQCSSSEQYGSSPCHSSSSEQCGSRSGQCSSSEQYRYGSCHSSTSGQCGSRSGQCSSYEQQGRYRSSSSGTHNEYNRPHMGPTPNQSRRNSQEWSGCGQKERSRCYSLSGSGPDVYESIHGQSKTCMQQSQGWSQGPWESGFIESNCNEQSGSSCRQVESSLNGSSGQLIPSFGQSRSNTTNTLLICKEDNRQGDYCYKRGGDNCAGGSTGPSSHNFHSSTPLYEYIQEQCANSKDK; encoded by the exons ATGCCTAAACTCCTACATGGCATTGTCACtgtcattgatcttttctaccaATATGCCACCCAGGATGGGGAATGTGACACATTGAATAAGGCAGAACTGAAAGAACTTTTGGAAAATGAGTTTCAACAAATTCTGAAG AATCCAGATGATCCAGACACTGTAGATATCATCATGCAAAATCTGGATCAAGATCATGACAAGAAAGTGGATTTTACTGAGTATCTTCTGATGATATTCAAATTGGCTCAGGCTTGTAATAAAATCATTGGCAAAGATTACTGCCAAGCTTCAGGGTCAAAGCAGACAGACCACAGTCACCAGTACCAAGAGGAacagaatgaaacagaagaggaagacagaaggcaaGGTCATTCAGGGTCAAGTACAGAAGAGAATAATTCCTATTCTGGGGGCTCCAGAAGAAGGATTAAACACAGGCCTGGGTCCAGCTCCAGAAGTACGGGTCATCAAGGAGGCTTATCTAGTTCAGAGCACAGGCAAAGctctggggaaaggagagagtcAAGTTCAGGCCACTTCAAGGATAGTAAGAAAAACAAGCATGGTTCTCATCAGCAAGAGAGATTTGAGAGTCATTCTTCTGGTCAGAGGCAACACAGATCCAATTCAAGTGGTCAATTGGGACTTGGTAGACAACAAAAACAGGGTTCTGAATCAAGAAAGTCTTCAAGTTATGAGGGATATGGGTCTGAATCAGGCCAGTCCATAAGCAATGGCAAAACTCATTCAAGCTCCTATGAGTCCTCTACTCAGGGAAAACATAGCAGCAGCTCTAGTTATCAGTCAGGAGGGTATGGAAGACAAAAGCATGGGTCTGGCTCAGTTCAGTCTTCTGCCTCTGGTCACCATGGGTCTGGCTCAGGACAGTCTTCTAACCACAGTCACGAAGAACATGGATCTGGGCAGTCTTCTAGCTATGGACAATATGGTTCTGGCTCCAGTTATCCTTCTAGGCAAAAATACCATGAATCCAACTCAGGTGGTTATCCAGGGAGTTGTGGAAGACAAAATCAAGGGTCTTGGTCAGGCCATTCCTCTAATTATGGAAAATATGGATCTGGTTCTAATCAATCTTCTAGTCAGAAATACCATGAGTCTAGCTCAGGATCCAGTTTAGGTGAGTCATCAAGCTGTGGACAACATGGATCTGGATCAGGTCAGTCCTCTGGCTATGAACAACATAGATCTGGCTCAGGTCAGTCTTCTGGCTTTGGGCAACATGGGTCTGGCTTAGGTCAAACCTCTAGTTATGGACAAAATAGTTCTACTTCAGGACAGTTATCAAGCTGTGGACACCATGGATATGGCTCAGGTGAGTCGTCTAGCCATAGCCGACATAGGTCTGGTTCAGGAGAGTCTTCTAGCTATGAACGACATAGGTCTCGCCAAAGTCGATCTTCTAGCCACAGTAGACATGGGTCTGGGTCAAGAGAGTCTTCTAGCTATGGACGACATAGGTCTGGCTCAAGTCGATCTTCTAGCCACAGCCAACACAGATCAGGCCAGTCTTCTGGCTATGGCCAACACAGATCTGGCTCAAGTCAGTCCTCTAGGTATGGCCATCAAGGGTCTGGATCAGGTCAATCTTCTGGCTTTGGGCAACATGAGTCTAGCTCAGGAGGATCTTTTGGCACTGAGCATGGATCTGGCTTAGGTCAGTCATCAAGCTCTGGACAGCATGAATCTGGATATGGTCAATCCTCTAGCTATGGACAACATGGTTCTACTTCTGGACAGTCATCAAGCTGTGGTCAACCTGCATCTGGATCAGGTCAGTCTTCTGGCTTTGGGCAACATGGCTATGAATCAGGTCAATCTTCTAGCTATGGTCAACACAGGTCTGGATCAGGACAGTTTTATGGCCATGGTCAACATGGTTCTGGCTCAAGTCAATCTTCTAGCTATGGACAATATGGTTCTGCTTCAGGACAGTCATCAAGCTGTGGGCAACATGCATCTGGATCAGGACAGTCTTCTAGCCATGGTCAACACAGATCTGGCTCAAGTCAGTCCTCTAGATATGGTCATCATGAGTCCAGATCAGGTCAGTCTTCTGGCTTTGAGCACCATGGGTCCGGATCAGGTCAGTCTTCTAGCCACAGCCAACATGGGTTTGGATCAGGCCAGTCTTCTGGCTTTGGGCAACACAGGTCTGGATCAGGTCAATCTTCTAGCCTTGGTCATCATGAGTCTGGATCAGGACAGTCTTCTGGCTATGGTCAGTATGGTTCTGGATCAGGTCAATCCTCTAGCTATGGACAATATGGTTCTGCTTCTGAACAGTCATCAAGATGTGGTCAACATGCATCTGGAACAGGACAGTCTTCTGGCTATGGTCAACACAGATCTAGCTCAAGTGAGTCCTCTAGATATGGCTATCATGGGTCTGGATCAGGCCAATCTTCTGGTTTGGGGCATTATGGGTCTAGATCAGGTCAGTCTTCTAGCTTTGGGCAACATGAATATAGCTCAGGAGAGTCTTCTGGCACTGAGCATGGATCTGGCTTAGGTCAGTCATCAAGCTCTGGACAGCATGAATCTGGATATGGTCAATCCTCTAGCTATGGACAACATGGTTTTGCTTCTGGACAGTCATCAAGCTGTGGTCAACACGCATCTGGATCAGGTCAGTCTTCTGGCTTTGGGCAACATGGGTCCAGAACTGGTCAGTTTTCTAGCTATGGCCAGCATGGGTCTGGATCAGGTCAGTCTTCTGGCTTTGGGCAACATGGCTATGAATCAGGTCAATCTTCTAGCTATGGTCAACACAGGTCTGGATCAGGACAGCTTTATGGCCATGGTCAACATGGTTCTGGCTCAAGTCAATCCTCTAGCTATGGACAATATGGTTCTGCTTCAGGACAGTCATCAAGCTGTGGGCAACATGCATCTGGATCAGGACAGTCTTCTAGCCATGGCCAACATAGATCTGGCTCAGGTCAGTCCTCTCGATATGGTTACCATGAGTCTGGGTCAGGGCAGTCTTCTGGCTTTGGGCAATATGGGTCTGGATCTAGTCAGTCGTCTAGCTATGGCCAGAATGGGTCCGGATCAGGTCAGTCTTTTGGCTCTGGACAACATTGGTCTGGATCAGGTCAATCTTCTAGCTGTAGACGACACAGATCTAGCTCAGGTCAATGTTCTAGTTCTGAACAATATGGGTCTAGCCCATGTCACTCATCTAGCTCTGAGCAGTGTGGTTCTAGATCTGGTCAGTGTTCTAGCTCTGAGCAATATAGGTATGGCTCATGTCACTCATCTACCTCTGGACAATGTGGTTCTAGATCTGGTCAGTGTTCTAGCTATGAGCAACAAGGGAGATATAGGTCAAGTTCAAGTGGAACTCATAATGAATACAACAGACCCCATATGGGCCCAACCCCTAatcaatcaagaagaaatagcCAGGAATGGTCAGGGTGCGgccaaaaagaaagaagtaggtGTTACAGCCTATCAGGTAGTGGGCCTGATGTATATGAGAGTATTCATGGACAATCAAAAACATGTATGCAACAAAGCCAAGGATGGAGCCAAGGTCCATGGGAATCTGGCTTCATCGAATCAAACTGTAATGAGCAATCAGGAAGCAGTTGCAGACAAGTAGAAAGCTCCTTGAATGGTAGCTCTGGACAATTGATACCCTCTTTTGGACAGTCTAGATCCAACACTACCAATACATTGTTAATTTGCAAGGAGGATAACAGACAAGGTGACTACTGTTATAAAAGAGGAGGAGATAACTGTGCAGGGGGAAGTACCGGCCCAAGTTCCCATAATTTCCACAGCAGCACACCACTCTATGAATATATCCAAGAGCAGTGTGCCAATTCTaaggataaataa